In Euphorbia lathyris chromosome 10, ddEupLath1.1, whole genome shotgun sequence, the DNA window aacctcagtcctcattttgacaaaaagtaaaccacggtcctttatctgaaaattattgaaaccacatgggttttatttgaactttaccctaaaattaattatatgataactaatttatcaaaatataggatGTTCCCAAACTTCAAAGGTTTCACCTTTAATTCAATTTCATAAATTTCTtaagcctttgtttgggagtttggaggttaatggaggtgagagttaaaggaggtaatgaAAAAAgaagggaagtgatggaaaagaaagttaaaaattaaccttgtttgagagtttataggatgtaaatgaggttaaatgtttaacttcGTTTGGGAGTTTAAATTTGGAGGGGAAAgaatgttaaatttactctgcagagacaagaaattttaaaaaagtttacgttactcccattaacccccaatttggaggttagaggaagtaaagttTTAAtcccattaacctccatttactctcaaaaaataactcccaaacaagtTTAACTTAATACTTAACATTCCATTACTTCtatttactcccattaacctcctcccaaacaagggctaaAATAATACTCCCTCCGGTCCACAATAGAAGTCTTTCTAGAAAGttttttttgttccacaatacatgacattttgcttaaatctatgcacattaatttacttttaccaaatatacccctatttaAGTTGACTTTTTGTCTTGAGAATAGATAAAGTTACTAGTGGATGCAATTATTACAagggtaacaaagtcttttacttaaaattaattgcatttcttaattagtGTGCATTAATCTTAAAAAACTTCTATTGTGGACCTTAGGGagtaacaataaaaaaaattcaatttcataaataaataattattttccacGTGGAACTCCCGCCTTCCACAGAAGAAACCAACGGCCACAACAGAGCCCACTCTATTACTCCATAGCTAACTATGGAAACTAGTCGGAGCCAGGCCAGCCATGGCAGTTTCTCTCTCCCCCGTTTTCTTCCCAAATATTTCCCGACCTGCCGTCATCGCCACCACTGGTAAGACTTCGATACCTATTTTTGTCTCCAATTCGACGATCGACCGCCGTAGACCAACTAAATTACTGGCCGACGCCGCGCGTCAAAGCCTCGTCGTCTGCTCTGCAACATCAGGATCCACTGGCAAGTACTGTATATTGTTATTACTTGAAAGAAGTGTTGATCAATCTATGCTTGATTTTCAATTAATAGCTGATTATATGAGCTTGTCTGATAGGAATTGAGTATTCGGGTTCGGTGGATGAGAATTCCGCGAATTTACTGAATACGGTGAAAGTGTTTGATTTGGATGGAAATGGAATTCCGATTTCTGATATCTGGAAAGACCGGAAAGCTGTTGTTGCATTTGCTCGGCATTTTGGGTAAATTGTGATTGGTTTTAGCACTAATTTGAGGCTCAATTAGGCATATTAATTCCATCTTATATTTTCTGTTGGTTTTCAGTTGTGTCTTCTGCAGGAAACGCGCTGATTATCTTGCTTCCAAGAAGGTAAATGACATGATCCGGAGACTGGTTTACATGTTTTTGACTtcattaaaattgtttatatctTCAGTTTGGGCATATTCAGTAGAAGTTTAAGAAGTGCCATTTCAGAGCTCAATCAAGTTCTGTAAATTTTTTCATAGGAGATCATGGATTCATCAGGAGTGGAACTTGTTTTGATTGGTCCTGGCAGCGTTGAACAGGTATATATATTTTGGCCATGGATATTTGCTGCAATTAAGAGACTTATGGTAGATTATGTGCTTATcatgcaattttactcatattttgtttgttttcatCGTTTTCTTAATTATCTGTAATTTGTTGAATATAAACTTAAATTGGATTGATGCGTTTGATCATAATCATTACCATTCACTTGATCCAGGCCAAAACATTCTCTCAGCAAACTAAATTTAAAGGAGGTATGCTGCTTATAGAAATTGAGCTTAACTATGTCATTTTATAGTAGTTAACAGTTAAATAGGGAACTTTTCCTTTCTAAATAGTTGGCTTTCTTCTTATTGCAATGTCAAATctcatctttctttttcttgcagaaGTTTATGCAGATCCTAGCCACTCATCCTATGAAGCTTTAAAATTTGTTTCTGGGGTTTTAGCAACGTTTACACCCAAAGTATGTAAGCTTCTTTACATTTAATCATAGGCATAGTTCTATAGATGTGGTTAATAGATGAGATACATGCAAAATCTAGGATTCTTGTGGTTTCACTGAGCTTTCCTTTGGGCCAATTTTCCAATAAATGTAGGCAGGCCTTAAGATAATAGAATTGTACATGGAAGGTTATCGACAAGACTGGAAACTTTCTTTTGAAAAGGATACCGTCTCGAGAGGTGGCTGGTACGTGAACCATCTTGTTACCACATTCCTtgttctattaattttccttttGACCGTGAGATTTTTAAGCTTGTTATATGGAATGCTGTTACAATATTCAACTTAATTTGTCTGGTTCAAGAACACTTTGTTATCCACATAGGTGTTAAATTTTGTTTGATAAATATGAGTTTCACTCTTGTTTTCTGCTTTTCAGGCAGCAAGGTGGAATTATAGTTGCAGGCCCTGGTAAAACAAACATATCATACATCCACAGGGTTAGTGCATATCCTTTGCTGTTCTCTCCCATTAATTTAGTAGTTTTAAACTTGATGTGCAGTCAAGTAATGATGTCATAAGGAATGAGTCAGTGCTGTCAATTTCTGACAAAACAACACGATTTATAAGGACAATCTGCCTGAACATGACCAGTTTAATacgattatcatttttcttgcatctatatcatatataatcatgtaGAATATATAGATTAAACAACACAATTACTACACGGTACCTCATTTTGACACTACTGGAGTGAGGTAAAGTGGCTTGACCATATGGGCTTGAATTATATATGGTGAACAAACTTACTTGGGAGAATTTGGAAGCCGATATGACTTCCCTCAGTGGAAATTAAATCAGTCTTGTTTTACTTTCTTACATTTTATTACGTtggtaaaaaataaaatcatgaacttttctttGTTTCTCACATAGCATATCCTTTTACTAATGCtttactctctctttttttgtcaaatttatcCTATAtgagaacattaatttattaaCAAATTTGGGCTATCTGGTTAAGGGCTTTTTATCTGTTATTTCGTCTAGGGCCCCTAAAATGTTATGATCGGGCTTGAATAGgaattatttcatataaaaaaaatggattcaTTTTCTGTTCGTAACAAATGAACACTGCAAAATAATGACCTTTTTCCTGGACATCCTTGTGATACTGTCAAGAAACCATTTGagctaaaaactaaaaacttaaGTTGATAGATGATGCTCATTATCTTTGACCCCTCCGCACGTGAATATTCATTGTGCTTCAAGCATGTACAACACATACAAATATTACGTTGTTAAAATAACGTATCAAGAAACTATTTAAGCTAATAACTAAGTCTTTGTTTGGGAATTGAGAGGTTAATGAAGGTGAGAGTTAAAGAAGGTAACGGAAGGGAATGAAAAAGATggaaatgaaagttaaaaagttttactctaaaaaaaACTCTCAAACAAGGTTAATCTAATATTTTACATTCCATTAACTTCCATTAACCTCCTTCCAAACAATAGCTAAGTcttaacttttattattatctctaactgATATAATTTACTGGTTTGGACTTATTTAGGATAAAGAAGCAGGAGATGATCCAAATATTGAAGACATACTGAAAGCTTGTTGCTCGTGAAGAAATGgtatactttttcttttttggtcCAGTTTATGCCTAGTTTCTTGATGTTTTCTTATACAAACTCATTAATCTTCATCCTTCATATAGATATAAAAGATTTTATTCGTTGAACCTGTTAATTTATTATAGTTAGGGACCCTAACTTGTGAACAAATTTGAATTAGTAATTGAACAGCAACTCAAATCAAATCGAAAAATGGACTTCtgatttgtttttgttttttttattttttaaatttaatttagaactTATGATAAATATTGAACACAATAGACAAATTGCAACAAAATGCAAAGAGTatttgttatttagaatgtaaacTGAGGAAGCTTTAAATAGCTTTACAGTGAACAGGAATCCAAAAACAGAAACTAACGTATCCCACATATACAGGAAACGTGATTACAGCAAAGACCAAATCAAACTCTAACTTATTCCTAGTTTCTAGGAACTTATTGTTAACAGCAAAGACTACTTCAAACAAGAAGACACGTTACTTAACAAAACTCTCCCCTAAACTAAACTTGCTTACAGCAAGTTAGTTTATACCCAAGCTGCTTCGAACACCAAGTGCTTCTCTAAGCTTCTCAAATTGATCAAGCTTTAACGGTTTTGTCATGATATCTGCAACTTGCTCATTCGTGCCACAATATTCCATTTTAattgacccatcatttacaagaTTTCTTAAAAAATGAAATCGTACATCAATATGTTTGCTTCTCCCATGAAGTATCGGATTCTTTGCAAGTTTAATAGTAGAAGAATTGTCAAAGAGAACCTTCACATAGTCAATTTTTGTACCTTCAATTTGTTTCAGAATTCTCTGCATCCAGACACATTGACACGCACATGAGGCAGCAGCGATATATTCTGCCTCTGTAGTTGACAGACTCACTACATGTTGCTTCTTGGACGCCCAAGCTACAGCTCCTCCACTTAATACGAAAACATATCCTGATGTACTCTTTCGATCATCTATATCACCAGCATAATCACTGTCTGTATATGCCATTAACTCAGTTGTGCAGCCTCGTTTGTAAACAATGCCAAAGTCAGCAGTACTTTGAATATATCTCAAGATTCTCTTAGCTGCTAACATATGTATCTCCATTGGTTTTGACATAAATCTGCTTATGAGACATACACTGTACATCAAATCTGGTCTTGTGACAGTCATATATAGCAAGCTTCCAACAATCTGCTTGAACAAGGTTCCATTTACTTGAGTGCCTTCCTCCTCCTTTGATAGTTTGTTTCCTGGAACAATTGGATTTCTGACTCCATTGCACCCTTTCATCCCGAATTTTTCAAGCATTTCACTGGCATATTTCTTCTGGCTGATGAAAATGCCATTTACTCCTTGATGAACTTCCACTCCCAAGAAATACTTCATTTCTCCTagatcagtcatctcgaactccTTCTTTATAGAGTTTTTGAAATTTTGTATCATAATCAAATCATTGCCTGTAAAAACAAGATCATCAACATAGAGACTTATAATTAGAATCTTGTTGTTTTCCTGTTTTACAAACAAGGTAGGATCACAACAGCTTCTTTCGAACCCTTCTTTGACGAAGTATCCTTCAATTCTACTAAACCACGCCCTTGAAGCTTGCTTTAAGCCATAAAGAGCTTTGTTTAGTTTGTACACTTTGTTCTCCTCTCCCTTAACTTCACAGCCTTGTGGTTGAGCGACGTAGACGTCTTCTTTGAGTTCTCCGTGCAGAAATGCGCTTTTAACGTCTAGTTGAAACAACTTCCAACCATTTTTCGCTGCTACTGCAATTACCATGCGAATAGTATCCCATCGTGCTACTGGTGCAAAGACctcattgtagtcaattcccTTTTCTTGAGCATACCCTTTTGCCACGAGGCGTGCTTTACATTTGTCAATCTCTCCATTTTCGTTGAGCTTGGTTCGATACACCCACTTTACACCTATCACCTTCACTTCCAAAGGAGCCTTTACAAGTTCCCAagtttgatttttctttattgCTTCGATTTCAAGATCCATTGCATCCCTCCATTTCTTCAATTTTGCTGCTTGTTCATAGAAAATGGGATCAGCAGATATACATAGAGCAAAGTTTTGTACCTCATCTTCAGAGAATCCTTCTCCACTTGTGTAATCTTCTAAGTAGGCAGGAGCTCTTCGTTCTCTGATTGAGAGAGATGAATTAGAGGTATTGTTGGGGCTGGAATTGAGTGAGTTAGAGCTGGAACTTGCTGAATTTGGAACATCACTGTTGGAGCTTGAATTTTTTGCGTCGTCATTGGAGGTGATGTCTTCATCCACATCTGCTGTATTTTCTTCATCTAAatctgcttcttcttctctttcatcTCCTTGATTGTGGGCTTCTTCATATTCTTCTCCCCAATCAAGTACATCAGTAGTCTCCTCTTTTGTTTTTGCCCAATCCCatctttcatcttcttcaaagATGACATCTCTACTGATGGTTACTTTCTTTGTGAAAGGAGTAATCAGCTTATATCCTTTGGACTCCACACTGTAGCCGATCAGGACTAATTTCTGACTTTTTGCATCTAACTTCAATCTCTTAGCATCAGGTACATGTACATTTCTAATGCAGCCAAAGACCCTGAAATATTAGGTTTCAAATCGCTCCAACATTCTTCTGGAGTTTTATTTTTCACAGAGGCAGTGGGACTCCGATTGAGAATGTGACATGTCCACTTCGCAGCATCTGGCCAAAGCATTTTGGGCATTTGTTTTTCTTCAAGCAAGCATCTCACCATATTGAGGATTGTACGGTTTTTACGCTCCGCAACTCCGTTTTGCTGAGGCGTATACGCTGTAGTAAGATGTCTTCTTATGCCTTGTGTTTTGCaaaattctgaaaattctttggagTTGAATTCTCCTCCTCTATCTGTTCTTAAGCTGCACATTGATAGACCACACTCTTTCTCCaccattattttgaaatttttgaaagtCACAAAAGCTTCACTCTTTTCGTTCAGAAAATAAACCCACAGCTTTCGACTAAAGTCATCTATGAATGTTAATATGTACCTCTTTTGACTGTAGGAGGCAGGCGAAATAGGACCGCAAATGTCTGAGTGTATGAGCTGTAATTTCTTTGTGGCTCTCCAATTACTCTTCTTTGAAATGGCTACTCTATGTTGTTTTGTCATCATGCAACTTGTACATTtttttgttggggttttgaTGTTTGGCAGCCCTCGAACCATCTCTTTGTTGTGCAGCAATGCTAGATTTTTATAGCTCAGATGCCCAAATCTTTGATGCCAAATTTCACTCGATTCTTCAATTTGTGCATTGAAGCAAGAAGGTGATTTCATGAGAATGTTTGCAATAACTACAAACATTTTGTTTGCTGTCATTTCGCTTTTCATTATAACACCACGGGTCGGATGATATAACTTGCACACTCCATGTTTGATAAGAATGGTGATTCCTCATTCTTGTAATTGACCTATACTCAGCAGGTTAATACGCAATTCAGGTACATAAAAAACATCACTCACAATTTGGATTtggcctccaacttcgagcttGATACTCCCTTTCCCCATCACCATCAGCTTGGAATCATTCCCAAGTTTAACAGAATGCTTAAAAACTTCATCAAGTCGTGTGAACCACTCTTTGTTTCCTGACATGTGGTTCGAACATCCAGAATCAAGAAACcagatccctttccttttgtCTTGCTTGAGATCAACTTGCGCCATTAACAAcatctcatcttcatcatcgATCTCGGCATAGTGAGCCCGTTTCTCTGAATTTTGGCATTCATACTGAAAATGTCCCAGATTGTGACATTTATAGCATTCAATAGCAGATTTGTCAAAGAACGATATGCCTCTGCCTCTTTCTCGACCTCTAAACGTGCCTCTGCCTTGTCCACTTCGGTCTTCATGTGTAACTTTCAATACTTGATCTTCTTCTACAGATCCTTTCATCCTTTGTTCGTGAATTAAAAGACTGCTTTGGAGTTCATCCACAGTTAAAACATCAACATTATTTGATTCTTCAATTGAACATACCACGTAGTTGAATTTTGGAACTAAGGATCGAAGAATCTTTCCTGTGATATCAGCTTCTCTGAGACTTTCACCACATGATTTCATCCTCTTGGCAATTGAGAGTGTTCTTCCAAAATAGGCATTGacactttccccttctttcatcTTCAGAATTTCGAATTCAGTTTTTAGGGTTTGAAGTTGTGCTCTTTTAACCCTTGTTGACCCTTTAAATTCCTGCTTCATCGAGACCCAAATCTTCTTGGATGTATCATCGTTCAGAATGGTTTCCATAATTTCTCTGTCAATGGCTTGATAGAGATAATTCTTCACCTTCTTGTCTTTCAATTGCTGTTCTGCAATAACTTTAGTCTCTGCTTCTGATGGCTCTCTTCCTGCTGGAATCTCTGTTATTCCATCTTCTACTAGGCTCCAGAATTCCTTTGCTCGAAGGAAATTCTCCATCAATTTTGCCCAATGTTCATAGAAGCCATCAAATTTTGGGATAGCTGGTTGCACAAAACCATTATTATTGTTGCTTTCTGCCATCTCTTCACACTCTTCTCTCGTGTTTCTCTCCCACTCTTCTCTCTTAATCAGGCCTgttctggctctgataccaaatgataaaTATTGAACACAATAGACAAATTGCAACAAAATGCAAAGAGTatttgttatttagaatgtaaacTGAGGAAGCTTTAAATAGTTTTACAGTGAACAGGAATCCAAAAACAGAAACTAACGTATCCCACATATACAGGAAACGTGATTACAGCAAAGACCAAATCAAACTCTAACTTATTCCTAGTTTCTAGGAACTTATTGTTAACAGCAAAGACTACTTCAAACAAGAAGACACGTTACTTAACAACTTATTTAGTTCAACTGTTGTAGATGTTAGCTGATTggattgattttattcatctgTGAAGATCAAAACATTCATGTGTACACGCATATATAAGAATGATATTAGAATAATAGTGTACAAAATATTATTTCTTCTAATATTtatcattaattttttattgaaataatttattagtttagaaaactattaatttatcaagaaaaaaAGCTCATAAagaaacaaaaccaacaaaaaaacaGTTCCTATTTTTCAAAGTTTAACAGAAGAAACCTGTTGAATTCCACAAGTTCACTCAATTCAATTTGAATTGAACCATACTCTATATTGACTTGGTATTGATAGTGCTCAATTTGGTTTGATTTTGGAATCAAGACACCCcaactcttttctttttgttacaaAGGAAGGCTAAACGCTTGAGGGAAACACAAAGACAGAAAGAAAAACCGAACCAATACCGCTAACCTTGAACCATACGATTCGTCCCAAGGCCGTTTCAGTCAGCTAGGAGTATATCGTGGATGTCTGTAGGGGCACATCACACTTTTAATGACGTAACCACTTGTGAATCAAGTTCAACAAAATTTAACCAAGGTCAACAAAATTTAACTGATTAATCCAAGAAAAATGCATACTACACCTATTGGAAACGTGCATAGACCCTCATTTCTTCTCTCTAGCAGCACAAATACAGTTAAAATCACATAGAACTACCCAAGGGCCTCTGATTGTAGTACTTAACTCAGCCGTATCTTCCATAAAATCATGTTTGAGGCATTCTGAGGCCGAACATAAACAAAGGTGGCAAGGAAGGAGATATCTGAGATAGAGAAGTCCAGATAACGGATATCGTTGTGCATGAATTGCTTTTTTTTATATGAACTGTAATATCAACTGTCTCCTTTTTCCAGAAGAGCCAAATACCTCCACTGAAGCCCTCTGTTTCAACAACGTctacattactgaactgaagctTGCACAAAGCCCTTCTGCTCAATGTCCGGGGAGGCGAGTCTTTAGAAGCACCAGAATATGCGGATTAACAAACATGACCAAATGACGAAGAGCACAATGAAACACTATACCTCCCGCTCCAAAACAATTCCAAGAAATACATTTCAtcataaaggaaaaagagttgtCAGAGGAGCCTTCCAAAGCACACATCAAACACAAACATCCCTCCGGGCTGTCTAGGGGCACAGATGTAAGTGTGGTATGCCCTAGGCCATTCCTGTTGTATATTATACAGTGTGAATTTTGTATCCAAATGGtagttaataaaatatgtattcatgtgtaattatttgtattgtttaattacttaatgaatatacatattagtccaaagattatttacaaagagataatattattaagagttaataataatgagatatatttttttggtaaaataataatcttaaatgttcatagtcggtggataatgaattggacactcatctatccttagactatcacctctgtttattttctcgattagtatgagatattaatcagaaacagaaaatctcattctgtttgataTGTTGATATCAGAATAAATATGTGGACATTCGAAGAGGCGAATGGTTCGAACTGTgacgttagataataattgcacaaaggtttactcctagtcaacataattattatctaggtcataatagtgcatatagtcctttgacttgaggaaacttagttgttcttgcacaggtaattatagtttgttcctgCTTTGTACTGGGATCTTAATTCTGATAATCCGGCAGTGAATCGCTATAGTTAATTGTGTAGTGTAACAAGAGTTTGCTaatagaggattcattactctaagtaaatagagataaatccTAAGATAGTTATTGATTGGTTTTTGATGGAATGAGTTCCTGGCCAGGACAATAAGACTCGTCTTATGAGATAAGTATCAAGGAATGGTTCCTTAATGTG includes these proteins:
- the LOC136209603 gene encoding thioredoxin-like protein AAED1, chloroplastic is translated as MAVSLSPVFFPNISRPAVIATTGKTSIPIFVSNSTIDRRRPTKLLADAARQSLVVCSATSGSTGIEYSGSVDENSANLLNTVKVFDLDGNGIPISDIWKDRKAVVAFARHFGCVFCRKRADYLASKKEIMDSSGVELVLIGPGSVEQAKTFSQQTKFKGEVYADPSHSSYEALKFVSGVLATFTPKAGLKIIELYMEGYRQDWKLSFEKDTVSRGGWQQGGIIVAGPGKTNISYIHRDKEAGDDPNIEDILKACCS